In Zingiber officinale cultivar Zhangliang chromosome 9B, Zo_v1.1, whole genome shotgun sequence, the genomic window ATAGTAGAACACAAAGAATCCAGCTGGGTTGAGAAGGTCGGAAAAGTTTTCTGTATGTGATATCAGTTGATATGCACTAGGTTTCTTGTAGAAATATTAAAATATCCTATCCATGTTCATTTTAGATGGTGTATCCTTACACTAGGTTTCAGTTGTATCCTTTCATTTCAAAAGATCGTGTAATTACCATCAACTGACTATTACCATCaactatgtatatgtttcttGTTGAATGTTACAATCATATCTATGATGTTCAATTATATAAGGGTACTTTGTGAGAAAGACAGGTCTACAAAGGAGGTAATTGCTCACTTCTAGAGCCCTACTAATGATCATCTTCCTTGGCTAATTGTTCTTTCATCAAATTGTCACTCACAGGCTCCAGGTGCAGGAAATCTTGAAAGAAGAATTCTAGAAGTTAACAGAAAAAGGGTCAAAGTTGTTAAACCTGGTTCTAAGACTTTATTTCCCAATACTGAAATTCGTGGAACCTATGCCCCTCCTTTTCATGTAAGTTCTCTACAGCAAAGTTGACGGCACGTTTTAGCAATGCCTGTGCAAACTCATTGATACGAGTCGAGTTTCTGGATTATTTACCCTACTAGAACTGATAATTGACTATATGTTAAACTAAGCAAATGATGAACACACTTCTGTTTATGGTTTACAATCTCATCATTCGTTTGCAGGTTGAGCTATACCGGAACGACCCGCACCGATTCAAGATTGTAGTAGACAGCGACAATGAAATGGATTTGATGGTGCAAACTAAACACTCGTGTTATATCATCGTCCTTGTGATAAGAGGCTTCGCCTAGCGATTCAACAGCTTGtgaagaata contains:
- the LOC122022962 gene encoding 187-kDa microtubule-associated protein AIR9-like encodes the protein MMFNYIRVLCEKDRSTKEAPGAGNLERRILEVNRKRVKVVKPGSKTLFPNTEIRGTYAPPFHVELYRNDPHRFKIVVDSDNEMDLMVQTKHSCYIIVLVIRGFA